In Mangifera indica cultivar Alphonso chromosome 1, CATAS_Mindica_2.1, whole genome shotgun sequence, a single genomic region encodes these proteins:
- the LOC123213060 gene encoding kinetochore protein SPC24 homolog, protein MNENLDIFPLEEASKKQTLENVQMGDMSRKIDVEKLISYSDDLVEVLKDKRDLNSLTQCLDLSKSLQSSCEADFNSVLNSIQDYEKRIEACKQKTERAKSEVAAEAEVDHLQNELEEELHKERALQEELRAISNEIKDLEHQRIAIEERKRARKKSVQDELRAQMKLSMYASTTNIIPNLDDQSKISGYIVDRDKNVFKKFEYHLAKKTAYDICDNIWNTINF, encoded by the exons ATGAATGAAAACCTCGACATTTTCCCTCTCG AAGAAGCTTCAAAAAAGCAAACCCTAGAAAACGTTCAAATGGGGGACATGTCCAGAAAGATTGACGTGGAGAAGCTGATTTCTTATAGCGACGATCTAGTTGAAGTACTGAAGGACAAAAGGGACCTTAACAGCTTGACTCAGTGTTTGGACCTCTCCAAATCCCTTCAGTCCTCTTGTGAAGCTGATTTCAACTCGGTTCTCAACTCCATTCAAG ATTATGAGAAAAGGATTGAAGCTTGCAAGCAGAAAACAGAGCGGGCCAAATCTGAAGTTGCTGCTGAAGCTGAGGTGGACCATCTTCAGAATGAGCTAGAAGAGGAGCTTCATAAAGAACGTGCACTCCAGGAGGAACTTAG AGCCATCTCCAATGAGATTAAGGATTTAGAACATCAAAGGATTGCAATTGAAGAACGAAAGCGAGCCCGCAAAAAATCTGTGCAAGATGAGTTGAGGGCACA GATGAAGCTCTCAATGTATGCATCAACCACAAATATTATCCCAAACTTGGATGATCAATCTAAAATTTCTGGCT ATATAGTGGACAGGGATAAAAATGTGTTTAAGAAGTTTGAGTACCATCTGGCGAAGAAGACAGCATATGATATATGTGATAACATTTGGAACACCATAAATTTCTGA
- the LOC123216695 gene encoding gamma-interferon-responsive lysosomal thiol protein-like, with translation MASKKLLMFLLIASVLKFLLICQSCGQNVTLSVYYETLCPYCADFIVNHLVKLFQNGIISIVDLRLIPWGNAFLQPDGTFICQHGPGECFLNTIEACTISIYPDVVSHFTFIHCVERLSLEKRQAEWMECLKTTRLGDVPINCYRNGSGKLLEQTYATETAQLNPPHRFVPWVIVNDQSLQEDYMNFISYVCRAYKGTQVPEACRSLPLKSSALENAESTSSVCYAGEVKS, from the exons ATGGCTTCTAAAAAGCTGTTAATGTTCTTGCTTATTGCTTCTGTTTTGAAGTTCCTGTTGATCTGTCAATCCTGTGGTCAAAATGTGACTCTGTCTGTTTACTATGAAACTTTGTGCCCATATTGTGCAGACTTCATTGTAAACCATCTGGTGAAGCTGTTTCAGAATGGCATTATTTCTATAGTTGATCTTCGTCTGATCCCATGGGGCAATGCTTTCCTACAACCTGATGGCACTTTTATTTGTCAG CACGGTCCAGGTGAATGCTTCCTAAATACCATTGAAGCCTGCACAATATCCATCTATCCTGATGTG GTATCGCATTTTACTTTTATCCACTGTGTTGAACGCCTATCCTTGGAGAAAAGGCAGGCTGAATGGATGGAATGTTTAAAGACAACAAGGTTAGGTGATGTACCCATCAATTGTTACAGAAATGGAAGTGGCAAACTG CTGGAGCAGACTTATGCTACTGAAACTGCTCAGCTTAATCCACCACATAGATTTGTTCCATGGGTGATTGTGAATGATCAATCACTTCAAGAG GACTACATGAATTTTATAAGCTATGTCTGCAGAGCTTATAAAGGCACTCAAGTACCAGAGGCTTGCAGATCACTTCCATTAAAGAGCAGTGCATTGGAGAATGCAGAGTCCACTAGTTCAGTGTGCTATGCAGGTGAGGTGAAAAGCTAG
- the LOC123213052 gene encoding gamma-interferon-responsive lysosomal thiol protein-like yields the protein MAARHLLCLFVFNTLLLCFISSHHLADAAAIYTSQKVTLSLYYESLCLDCASFIVNKLVDLFNTDLYTIANLKMVPWGNAQIQETNNTITCQHGENECYLNTIHACAIDAWPVRKHFKFIHCLETQATEIEDTEVVWRNCSDDLGLSQDPIDDCYDSGRGKQLILEYADETDALRPPHRFVPWVVVNGRALEGDYENYEAYVCRAYKGDNVPDACSSYSLMSTEKKTSNKSGCYVDAREVSKTEPPA from the exons ATGGCTGCTCGTCATTTACTTTGCTTGTTTGTTTTCAATACCCTTCTACTCTGTTTCATATCTTCTCATCACTTAGCAGATGCTGCTGCTATATATACATCTCAGAAAGTTACTCTTTCTTTGTATTATGAGAGTCTGTGCCTAGATTGTGCCAGTTTCATAGTGAATAAACTAGTGGACCTTTTCAATACTGATCTTTACACCATTGCCAACCTCAAGATGGTTCCCTGGGGCAACGCTCAAATCCAAGAAACTAACAACACCATCACTTGCCAG CATGGAGAAAATGAATGCTACCTCAATACTATACATGCTTGTGCCATCGATGCCTGGCCTGTG AGgaaacatttcaaatttatccaTTGCCTTGAAACTCAAGCCACTGAGATTGAAGACACTGAAGTAGTGTGGAGAAATTGTTCTGATGATTTGGGGCTGAGTCAGGATCCCATTGATGATTGCTATGACAGTGGAAGAGGGAAACAGCTTATACTGGAGTATGCTGATGAAACAGATGCACTGCGACCACCACATAGATTTGTACCATGGGTGGTCGTAAATGGTCGTGCACTTGAAGGC GATTATGAAAATTATGAAGCCTACGTCTGCAGAGCATACAAAGGTGATAATGTACCAGACGCCTGCAGTTCATACTCACTGATGTCAACTGagaagaaaacatcaaacaaaTCAGGCTGCTATGTGGATGCAAGGGAAGTTTCAAAGACGGAACCGCCAGCATAA
- the LOC123226680 gene encoding importin subunit beta-1-like translates to MAIEITQFLLAAQSADANIRNEAENNLRQLQQQNLPVFLLSLSFELANNEKPTESRRLAGIVLKNSLDAKDVGTKEALVKQWMAVDISCKSQIKDLVLRTIASPVPEARHTSAQVIAKIASIEIPQKQWRELIQSLLTNMTKQDSPASLKQATLETLGYVCEEISHEDLVQEEVNAVLTAVVQGMNLAEHSAEVRLAATKALYNALYFAQTNFQNEMERTYIMKMVCETAKSKETEIRLAAFECLVSIASTYYDVLEPYMQTLFELTSNAVKGDEEAVALQAIEFWSTICDEEIELQEFGNPETGDSSSTYSHFIEKAQSSLVPMLLETLLKQEEDQDQDDSIWNISMAGGTCLGLVARTVGDGIVPLVMPFVEANIMKPDWRCREAATYAFGSMLEGPTIEKLAPLVQTGLGFLLNAMRDENSQVKDTTAWTLSRIFELLHCPASGFSVISPDNLQLILKVLLESIKDTPNVAGKVCGAIYYLAQGYEDDESSSCLLSPYLTTVIAELLRTADRTDGGDSKLRSSAYETLNEVVRCCNISETSQIIAELLPAIMSRLDQTLQLHIMSSDDREKQGDLQASLCGVLQVIIQKFSSTDGTKSIVLQAADQIMVLFLRVFACRSSTVHEEAMLAIGALAYATGPEFAKYMPDFYQYLQMGLQNSEEYQVCSITVGVVGDICRALDDKIFPYCDGIMSLLLNDLSSSQLHQSVKPPILSCFGDIALAIGEHFEKYVPSTLQMMQDAAKACAQLDINDEEMVDYGNQLRRSIFEAYSGILQGFKNAKPVVMLPYAQHLLQFIEVVFRDRQRDENVTKAAVAVMGDLADALGPNTKILFKDFAFFPEFLGECLQSEDEQIKETAGWTQGMIGRVMVS, encoded by the exons ATGGCGATAGAGATCACTCAGTTTCTACTAGCTGCCCAATCAGCAGATGCAAATATCCGTAATGAGGCAGAGAATAATCTCAGGCAACTCCAACAGCAAAATCTGCCAGTGTTCCTGTTATCTTTGTCTTTTGAGCTTGCCAACAATGAGAAACCTACTGAATCCCGTAGATTGGCTGGTATCGTGCTTAAGAATTCCTTAGATGCGAAAGATGTCGGTACAAAGGAAGCTCTTGTTAAGCAATGGATGGCGGTTGACATATCTTGTAAATCCCAAATCAAAGATTTGGTTCTAAGGACTATTGCCTCCCCTGTTCCAGAGGCAAGGCACACATCTGCTCAAGTGATTGCGAAAATTGCTTCGATTGAGATTCCACAAAAGCAGTGGCGTGAACTTATTCAGTCATTGCTTACCAATATGACCAAACAAGATAGTCCCGCATCACTGAAACAGGCAACTCTGGAAACTCTCGGATATGTTTGTGAGGAGATATCCCATGAGGATCTTGTGCAAGAGGAAGTGAATGCTGTTCTCACTGCTGTTGTCCAAGGCATGAACCTTGCTGAGCATAGTGCTGAAGTACGCCTTGCAGCAACTAAGGCTTTATATAATGCACTGTATTTTGCTCAGACCAACTTCCAAAATGAGATGGAGCGGACTTACATCATGAAGATGGTGTGTGAGACAGCCAAATCAAAAGAGACCGAGATTAGGCTGGCTGCTTTCGAGTGTCTTGTTTCAATAGCATCAACATACTATGATGTGCTTGAACCTTACATGCAGACCCTCTTTGAGTTAACATCAAATGCTGTAAAAGGAGATGAAGAGGCTGTTGCCCTCCAAGCAATTGAATTTTGGAGCACCATCTGTGATGAGGAGATAGAGCTTCAAGAGTTCGGGAACCCTGAAACTGGGGATTCCAGTTCTACCTACTCCCATTTCATAGAGAAGGCTCAGTCTTCTCTGGTTCCTATGTTGCTTGAAACTTTGCTGAAGCAGGAAGAGGATCAGGACCAGGATGATAGCATCTGGAATATATCCATGGCTGGGGGGACATGTCTAGGTCTTGTTGCTCGAACTGTTGGGGATGGGATTGTGCCTCTTGTAATGCCTTTTGTGGAGGCTAACATAATGAAGCCAGATTGGCGTTGTCGTGAAGCTGCTACATATGCTTTTGGTTCAATGCTTGAAGGTCCTACCATTGAGAAGCTTGCTCCACTAGTCCAGACAGGTTTGGGGTTTTTGCTAAATGCAATGAGGGATGAGAACAGTCAAGTGAAGGACACAACTGCTTGGACTCTTAGTCGGATTTTTGAGTTGCTACACTGTCCAGCTAGTGGTTTTTCAGTGATTTCTCCTGATAACCTCCAACTAATTTTGAAAGTACTATTGGAGAGCATTAAGGATACTCCCAACGTGGCTGGGAAGGTTTGTGGAGCAATCTATTATCTTGCCCAGGGGTATGAAGATGATGAATCAAGCTCTTGTCTTCTTTCACCTTACCTAACAACTGTTATTGCTGAACTTCTGAGGACTGCTGATCGTACAGATGGAGGTGACTCAAAACTAAGGTCATCTGCTTATGAGACATTGAATGAAGTTGTTAGATGTTGTAATATCTCAGAAACATCTCAGATCATTGCAGAGCTGCTCCCTGCCATCATGAGTCGGTTAGATCAGACTTTGCAGCTTCATATCATGTCATCAGATGATAGAGAAAAGCAAGGAGATCTACAAGCATCTCTATGCGGTGTTCTTCAGGTTATTATCCAGAAATTCAGCAGTACAGATGGCACCAAATCAATTGTACTCCAGGCTGCAGACCAGATTATGGTTTTGTTCCTTAGGGTGTTTGCTTGCCGTAGTTCTACAGTCCATGAGGAAGCAATGCTTGCAATTGGTGCCCTGGCTTATGCCACTGGTCCAGAATTTGCAAAATATATGCCTGACTTTTACCAGTATTTGCAAATGGGATTGCAGAACTCTGAGGAATATCAGGTTTGTTCTATCACAGTTGGGGTAGTTGGTGACATCTGCCGTGCGTTGGATGATAAGATCTTCCCGTATTGTGATGGAATCATGTCCCTTCTATTGAATGATCTCTCTAGTAGTCAACTTCACCAGTCTGTGAAGCCTCCCATACTTTCTTGCTTTGGAGACATTGCTCTTGCAATAGGAGAGCACTTTGAGAAGTATGTTCCCTCCACTCTTCAAATGATGCAGGATGCGGCTAAGGCCTGTGCCCAATTGGACATCAATGATGAAGAAATGGTGGATTATGGAAACCAGCTCAGGCGTAGTATATTTGAAGCATACTCTGGTATTTTGCAAGGATTCAAGAATGCAAAGCCTGTGGTGATGCTGCCATATGCTCAGCATCTTTTGCAGTTCATTGAAGTAGTATTCAGAGACAGACAGAG GGATGAGAATGTTACTAAAGCTGCAGTTGCAGTGATGGGTGATCTGGCAGATGCACTTGGTCCAAACACAAAGATATTATTTAAAGACTTTGCATTCTTTCCTGAATTCCTGGGTGAGTGCCTTCAATCTGAGGATGAACAGATCAAGGAAACTGCTGGTTGGACCCAGGGGATGATTGGACGTGTTATGGTTTCATAA
- the LOC123222951 gene encoding protein NODULATION SIGNALING PATHWAY 2-like, with amino-acid sequence MMQPELVQSTWPFYKIINSHLDDQVEDCDLNIDDYNGGCEFSSSFTCTDDFYTDFSSIPNFSSVYSSEFIQFPAACDDEHELQVMLPMEDFPMELEGFESVLSDEVGVLWRSFDGSKGSFPSQKTCESEDFWSPSSSVDTTLTLPAEEMEIDNQVSVSHLLKAYGEALEMGKRELGEVIIKCLSEKISPAGEALERLAFYLSPVLEKQGKYLMQESRKNFAQAFKAFYQLFPYGRFAHFAANAAILEAMPDDAEIIHVVDFDMGEGVQWPPLIEAIAQRRKTLRLTSIKREDEDLTCTSLPWSFAETRRQLCDYARCSGLKLKIEEMGIEELVSEIKEKKKRVENKEWFVFNCMVGLPHMGRERSKKLVMGFLQRAKESLSGKNRGIITLGDGDASERLAYSSGFGSFFEVYLEHYQALLESIKSSFPAHLAEARMAMECLFLAPYISSQAWLQKWEDIRQGYHLQGGVGLKEFKVSKDILTEAKEMVKGESSCGVKIGGYNENKMILEWRGTPLVRVSSWRS; translated from the coding sequence ATGATGCAACCAGAACTTGTTCAGTCCACCTGGCCATTTTACAAGATCATAAATTCACATTTAGATGATCAAGTTGAAGATTGTGATCTCAACATTGATGATTATAATGGTGGCTGTGAATTTTCTTCTTCGTTTACATGTACAGATGACTTTTACACAGACTTTTCATCAATCCCCAATTTTTCTTCCGTATACTCCAGTGAATTTATTCAATTTCCTGCAGCTTGTGATGATGAGCATGAGCTGCAAGTCATGTTACCGATGGAGGATTTTCCTATGGAATTGGAAGGGTTTGAGTCTGTTTTGAGTGATGAAGTTGGGGTTCTATGGAGAAGTTTTGATGGAAGTAAGGGAAGTTTTCCTTCACAAAAGACCTGTGAAAGTGAAGATTTCTGGAGTCCTAGCTCATCGGTGGACACAACATTGACTTTGCCAGCAGAAGAAATGGAAATAGATAACCAAGTGAGCGTTTCTCATCTTCTCAAGGCTTATGGAGAAGCCCTGGAGATGGGGAAAAGAGAGCTTGGAGAAGTGATTATCAAATGCTTAAGTGAGAAAATTAGCCCTGCTGGTGAAGCCCTGGAGCGCCTGGCATTTTATTTATCCCCAGTCCTTGAAAAGCAAGGAAAATATCTAatgcaagagtccagaaaaaACTTTGCGCAGGCTTTCAAGGCATTCTACCAATTGTTTCCATATGGGAGATTCGCTCACTTCGCAGCAAACGCCGCGATCCTTGAAGCCATGCCGGACGATGCAGAAATCATTCATGTAGTGGACTTTGACATGGGAGAAGGAGTTCAGTGGCCTCCATTGATTGAGGCCATTGCACAAAGGCGTAAAACACTGAGATTGACATCAATAAAGAGGGAGGATGAGGACTTAACTTGCACTTCCTTGCCATGGAGTTTTGCAGAGACAAGAAGGCAACTGTGTGACTACGCAAGATGTTCAGgtctaaaattgaaaattgaggAGATGGGAATTGAGGAGTTGGTGAGcgagataaaagaaaaaaagaaaagagttgaAAACAAAGAATGGTTTGTTTTTAATTGCATGGTAGGACTTCCACACATGGGCagagaaagaagcaaaaagCTCGTTATGGGTTTTCTGCAGCGAGCCAAGGAGTCGCTATCAGGCAAGAACAGAGGAATTATAACTTTAGGTGATGGAGATGCCAGTGAGAGACTGGCATATTCCTCAGGATTTGGGTCTTTCTTCGAGGTGTACTTGGAGCATTACCAAGCCCTTTTGGAATCAATTAAATCCAGTTTCCCTGCACATCTTGCAGAAGCAAGAATGGCCATGGAGTGTCTCTTTCTGGCACCTTATATCTCTTCTCAAGCATGGTTGCAGAAGTGGGAAGACATAAGACAAGGCTACCATCTTCAGGGAGGGGTTGGACTGAAGGAATTTAAAGTGAGCAAAGATATATTGACAGAAGCCAAGGAGATGGTGAAGGGAGAAAGTTCTTGTGGAGTGAAGATTGGAGGATACAATGAGAACAAGATGATTCTGGAGTGGAGAGGGACACCATTGGTAAGAGTCTCTTCTTGGAGAAGTTAA
- the LOC123222996 gene encoding gamma-interferon-responsive lysosomal thiol protein-like → MEEMFDTDLHTIVSLRMVPWGNAQTIGLYNETIICQNGPSECYLNIIQACAVNVWPAVKHFRFIHCIESQDLSILAADAVWRRCSDDLELSQDPIDHCYRSGEGTKFLLRNGEETERLVPEKRFVPWVTVNDLALQEDYRNYASYVCKAYRGRRPYACRQYWQKSTGNETSGSSEMKMDLP, encoded by the exons ATGGAGGAAATGTTTGATACTGATCTTCACACAATTGTCAGCCTCAGGATGGTTCCCTGGGGCAACGCTCAAACAATTGGGTTATATAACGAAACCATCATTTGTCAG aacGGCCCAAGTGAATGCTACCTGAATATCATTCAAGCGTGTGCTGTCAATGTCTGGCCTGCT GTAAAACACTTCAGATTCATCCATTGCATTGAAAGTCAAGACTTATCAATTCTAGCCGCTGATGCAGTGTGGAGAAGATGTAGTGATGATCTTGAGCTGAGTCAAGATCCCATTGACCATTGCTACAGAAGTGGAGAAGGAACAAAG TTTTTACTGAGGAATGGTGAAGAAACAGAACGGCTTGTTCCAGAAAAGAGATTTGTACCATGGGTGACTGTAAATGATCTAGCACTTCAAGAA GATTACCGAAATTATGCATCCTATGTCTGCAAAGCTTACCGAGGCAGAAGACCCTACGCCTGTAGACAATACTGGCAAAAGTCGACTGGAAATGAAACATCAGGATCGTCAGAGATGAAGATGGACCTTCCATAA
- the LOC123222899 gene encoding lectin-domain containing receptor kinase VI.4-like, which yields MALRISLSLLLFLFPVLALSSVEFIFNGFNESQLRNSQGLDLEEATVYKPNGALRLTNTSQYFIGHAFYSLPIQPKNSSFSTHFVFTIVTETPGHGGYGLAFTIAPSTTLPEAEPGHYLGLFNLSNDGNSTNHIFPVEFDTVNGHNDASDSKGNHVGININSMRSESVEPAAYYDDTKEEISLESGSAIQARIEYDVMNQPVNVTICPMWKNKPSVPLISFSSDKLSTVFTENMYVGFSAATGAKASSHYILGWSFSMNGVATPLNLSELPEPPAVKKRSSSTFKLHVSILIAALSAVLILLLGLLVCFKLYRRITQFEILEDWELDCPHRFKYKDLHIATKGFKEIELLGIGGFGAVYKGVLPSTGTQVAVKKISPNSIQGMREFATEIDCLGRLRHKHLVNLQGWCKRKNDLLLIYDYIPNGSLDSLLFDSENKFILSWEQRFNIIKGVASGLLYLHEEWEQVVIHRDVKSSNVLIDADMNARLGDFGLARLYDHGKLSHTTNVVGTVGYIALELARTGKASTRTDVYSYGVLLLEVATGKRPLGSDNFILVDWVLEFQQLGQILDVVDPKLGSDYVVEEMELVLGLALLCCHHIPEVRPTMRQVLRYLNGDDLLPLIHWTSVDSQRSGMSLAFLEIMSKEYSHVSSSIGGFSTSSLDAADESAIKSG from the coding sequence ATGGCCTTGAGAATCTCTTTATCTTTGCTTCTCTTCTTGTTTCCCGTTTTAGCTCTCTCTTCTGTAGAATTCATCTTCAATGGATTCAATGAATCCCAGCTCAGAAATTCACAAGGTCTAGACCTGGAGGAGGCTACAGTCTATAAACCCAATGGAGCACTCAGACTCACAAATACATCTCAGTATTTTATTGGCCATGCATTTTATTCGCTACCAATACAACCCAAAAATTCTTCTTTCAGTAcacattttgtttttacaatagTTACTGAAACTCCAGGCCACGGAGGCTATGGCCTTGCCTTCACAATTGCTCCTTCAACGACACTTCCAGAGGCTGAGCCTGGACATTACTTGGGGCTTTTCAACTTATCTAACGATGGCAATTCCACCAACCATATATTTCCAGTTGAGTTTGACACAGTTAATGGTCATAATGATGCCTCAGACTCTAAAGGAAACCATGTTGGAATCAACATCAATAGCATGCGTTCGGAATCTGTAGAGCCGGCCGCTTATTATGACGACACAAAGGAAGAGATTTCCCTGGAGAGTGGCAGTGCCATCCAAGCCCGGATAGAGTATGACGTTATGAATCAACCTGTGAATGTAACAATATGCCCTATGTGGAAAAACAAGCCCTCTGTGCCTCTCATCTCTTTTTCCTCAGATAAACTTTCAACTGTTTTCACTGAAAACATGTATGTCGGTTTCTCAGCAGCCACAGGAGCAAAAGCCAGCTCTCATTACATTTTGGGATGGAGTTTTTCCATGAATGGAGTAGCTACTCCTCTCAATCTTTCAGAACTTCCAGAGCCACCAGCAGTCAAGAAACGATCATCATCTACTTTCAAACTTCACGTCAGTATTCTTATTGCTGCGTTATCCGCGGTTCTTATTCTATTGTTGGGACTTTTAGTTTGTTTCAAACTATATAGACGAATAACGCAGTTTGAGATTCTTGAAGATTGGGAGTTGGATTGTCCTCACAGGTTCAAATACAAAGATCTTCACATCGCTACAAAGGGTTTCAAAGAGATTGAACTGTTAGGAATCGGTGGTTTTGGTGCAGTTTATAAAGGAGTTTTGCCTTCAACTGGAACCCAAGTTGCTGTAAAGAAGATTTCACCCAATTCAATCCAAGGAATGAGAGAATTTGCAACAGAAATCGACTGTTTAGGACGATTGAGGCATAAACATTTGGTCAATCTCCAGGGCTGGTGCAAGCGAAAGAATGATCTTTTACTAATCTACGATTACATTCCAAATGGAAGCCTCGACTCTCTCCTCTTCGATTCcgaaaacaaatttatattgagCTGGGAACAAAGATTCAACATCATCAAAGGCGTCGCCTCGGGGCTCTTATACTTACACGAAGAATGGGAACAAGTAGTAATCCACCGCGACGTGAAGTCCAGCAATGTGTTAATCGATGCTGACATGAACGCACGATTAGGAGACTTCGGGCTCGCCAGGCTTTACGATCACGGCAAACTGTCACACACCACAAATGTTGTCGGCACCGTCGGCTACATTGCTCTTGAACTAGCCCGAACCGGGAAGGCGTCAACAAGAACAGATGTTTATTCATATGGGGTTTTGCTTCTGGAAGTTGCTACAGGAAAAAGGCCACTTGGATCAGATAATTTTATACTGGTAGACTGGGTTCTGGAGTTTCAGCAATTGGGTCAAATTCTTGATGTGGTTGATCCGAAACTGGGTTCGGATTACGTAGTTGAAGAGATGGAGTTGGTATTGGGACTGGCGCTGCTTTGCTGCCATCACATTCCTGAAGTTAGGCCTACAATGAGACAAGTTTTGCGGTATCTTAATGGCGATGACTTGCTTCCCCTTATTCATTGGACTTCGGTTGATTCTCAACGTTCTGGAATGAGCTTAGCGTTCCTGGAAATTATGTCTAAAGAGTATTCACATGTTTCATCCTCCATAGGTGGCTTCTCTACTAGCTCCTTAGATGCTGCAGATGAAAGTGCCATCAAATCCggatga